The proteins below come from a single Mytilus edulis chromosome 5, xbMytEdul2.2, whole genome shotgun sequence genomic window:
- the LOC139523594 gene encoding uncharacterized protein, with amino-acid sequence MRKSTDRLNIVGLNACGRNGKQIQSDHRSYLDDIIWHNQPDILFTPGNNLDMTSLALEDYRAARVAFNLDTVLLYDTKRLKLPTPHWYGQIPYFKVPGIDKNKLMYPLVDIMSPQPTSHVVKQFHCISWHWELTHENNSPKDLCQFARQILWLSQYLAFLSGVEVLIGGNFNLSLSKIKEVVDEHNNQIHGAIEFVKPMFRQMGYDDDMTDTIHRQGRKLCQLRVHECKSTNSSKQGADYFVASKQMNLCNIKMMAEPKGPTTTSCIKTAEISIPATPKKHSGG; translated from the coding sequence ATGAGGAAAAGTACAGACAGACTTAACATCGTTGGCTTAAATGCATGTGGCAGAAATGGAAAGCAGATTCAATCTGACCACAGATCGTATTTGGATGATATTATCTGGCATAATCAACCAGATATTTTGTTTACCCCTGGAAACAATCTAGATATGACCTCATTAGCTCTTGAAGATTATCGAGCGGCAAGGGTGGCTTTCAACTTGGACACTGTGCTTCTGTATGATACTAAAAGATTGAAGTTACCAACGCCACATTGGTATGGCCAGATACCATACTTTAAGGTTCCTGGTATAGATAAGAACAAATTGATGTACCCATTGGTGGATATCATGTCACCACAACCAACTTCACATGTTGTCAAGCAATTTCATTGCATCAGTTGGCACTGGGAACTAACACACGAAAATAATTCTCCGAAGGATCTCTGTCAGTTTGCACGTCAAATCTTATGGCTTTCGCAATACCTGGCATTTCTGTCAGGGGTAGAAGTGCTAATTGGAGGAAATTTTAACTTATCactatcaaaaataaaagaagtgGTTGATGAGCATAACAATCAGATCCATGGAGCAATTGAATTTGTCAAGCCAATGTTCAGACAAATGGGATATGATGATGATATGACTGATACCATTCATCGACAGGGACGTAAACTTTGTCAGCTTAGAGTTCACGAGTGCAAATCCACTAATAGCAGCAAGCAAGGAGCTGATTATTTTGTTGCATCAAAACAAATGAACCTTTGTAATATCAAAATGATGGCAGAACCCAAAGGTCCAACAACGACATCTTGCATCAAGACAGCGGAAATCAGTATTCCAGCCACACCCAAAAAACACAGCGGAGGATAA
- the LOC139525071 gene encoding uncharacterized protein: MGREADRLSIISMNASGRKGRQFQDYRMSYLNDVVGQNQPDLLFLPGDKPDMSSPVLTDYRQAEVAHNEDTVLLYDTKRLQLQTPNSHELVSSLVVPGITQGKLLYPLVNILAPKPTQHIVKQFHCISWHWELTQTTSQELYKFASRYLWLAQYLGWISGVELLIGGDFNLKLQQVQQLVDEHNQIVQKSIDNVKLFFREMGFLDDMTDYVHRPGRRLRQLKLHQCKSVKGINQETDYFVASKEMQLCKTEMMTSTTLPGRCTTLTLTKPSTQSYCPLPTKTEMCIPSRPPRHNGG, encoded by the coding sequence ATGGGAAGAGAAGCCGACAGGTTAAGCATCATTAGCATGAACGCTTCTGGAAGAAAGGGAAGGCAGTTTCAGGATTACCGAATGTCTTATCTAAACGATGTCGTCGGACAAAATCAACCCGATTTATTATTTTTGCCGGGAGACAAGCCTGATATGTCATCACCAGTGTTAACTGATTATCGTCAAGCCGAAGTCGCTCATAATGAAGATACAGTACTTTTATACGATACAAAGAGATTGCAATTGCAAACCCCAAACTCTCACGAGCTTGTATCATCTTTAGTGGTTCCTGGGATCACACAAGGCAAATTGTTGTATCCTTTAGTTAACATCCTGGCTCCGAAACCTACTCAACATATCGTCAAACAGTTTCATTGTATCAGTTGGCATTGGGAGCTGACGCAGACAACATCACAGGAACTGTATAAGTTTGCGTCCCGTTACTTATGGTTGGCACAATATCTAGGATGGATTTCTGGAGTTGAGCTGTTAATTGGAGgggattttaatttaaaacttcAACAGGTACAACAACTCGTAGATGAACATAATCAAATAGTTCAAAAGTCTATTGATAATGTTAAACTTTTCTTCAGAGAAATGGGATTTCTGGATGACATGACAGATTATGTACATCGGCCAGGACGTCGGCTCCGACAACTTAAGCTTCACCAGTGTAAGTCTGTTAAAGGTATCAACCAAGAAACGGACTACTTTGTTGCATCAAAAGAAATGCAGCTTTGTAAAACTGAAATGATGACTTCAACCACACTCCCAGGAAGATGTACCACACTAACATTAACTAAGCCATCTACTCAGAGTTACTGCCCTTTGCCAACGAAGACTGAAATGTGCATCCCATCAAGGCCACCACGACACAATGGTGGTTAA